In Thunnus thynnus chromosome 17, fThuThy2.1, whole genome shotgun sequence, the genomic window GTGCAGGGAGCTACAACTGCATTTTATTGTGCAATCTCGCATTGTATGACAATTAAAATGAACCTTGAACATTCAACCctaaaattattattaacacAAGTTGACAGGCAACATATGCTTCAACAGATACTGCATCCAATTATTATTGGACTGTCTATTATAGTATTACAACCCCAAAAGCATCTTTGCCTGCTGATTTGGTTGAGTTTTGAGACTCACCTGGTTCTGGATGTAAGCATGAACTCTTTCAAGCATCCCCTCACAGGTGTACTCATAGGGCAAGAATGGCTCCACCtgcacacacagatgtgcaaacagatgaagaaacagtgggggagtgtgtgtgtgtgtgtgtgtgtgtgtgtgtctacagaaCCAAGCCATTGTAATTACAGCATCTGAGCATCTGATAGTTAATCAAAGCTGACACATTCATTAGCGTAATTGTGAGAAGCTTATATCATGCCACAAGCTCCACATTAAAATCAATGACCTAATACATCACAGGTGACAGCTTTGAAAattgatttcattatttttagtgACGACTACATCAATATGTCAAACAATGGATTAAACTGACAGTGGACCACAGGTCAACCCACTCTTAGGAGGCTGGTGTTTTTGTGCATTCTGGGTCCTTTGGGTCCAGTTATAAGTGTCTCTGTCACTCAATGTCTGACTTTTGATGGCAGATAATGGATTAAAATTCACTGAGATAATCAATCAATAGCTTTTCCCCTTCTTTCTAGCACTTTATGCAGACAGTGACAGAAAGATACACTTGTGCAGGTTGCTGTCTTTAGAGATTTATATTAATTACTGCATTTTAAAGCCTATTGTAGTTTGACAACATCAATAATTATAAAGGCTAGCATGTCTTCAGTTGGTCTGTATGGTGGATCCCTGGTGGAGAATATCTTCTGAGTGTCTCCCATGGTATTAAAGTGAGATCTCATTGTTTACTATCAGGGTACTAAAGCATTCAGGCTTTTAAATTGATAAATGGTTCCTTTTAGTGTTGTGTTCCTTTTAGCACTCTcttattactttatttcatcCGAGTTTAATGAAATGTATCTGGCACTTCATCAGCTATTCCACAATGCAATTTGCCTTTTGGGCATCTTTGGATAATAGaatgcaagagagagagagagaaagagagagagagagaaaattctTCATAGAGGGTGATTTGAATTCAGCagtggaaaacatttttttaaatgacaatgCAATTTATATACATAAACTAATGGCATTGCTTGGCCACAAAAAGATGTGAGCgacatttattatttcatgcCATCATTGatgacataaaatgaaatgcaatCTCATCCACATTCCTGGGGCGAGTTGGGAACAGCCACGTCCACCAAAAAAAAGGCTCACAAGCTCAGGTGGTGAGTAAGATCGGGCAGGTGTGCTTCTTTATCAGTTGcctgtttctttatttccatcATGCACTGTTGCCATGGCGCCAATAAAATCGGAGGCAACAGTGTTTCAGGCTGGCAGGCAGCTATTGAGCTCAAAATCAACAATATTAACAGCAGCAGTACGAACAAACCTTATCCAAAGACATGTTGAGTGAAGAAAATTATGTGCTGAGCTGGCTGTGAATACATATAAATAGTGTCACTGTGTGCTAGTAGCCAGCCTATCAATTGTGctgcacactgtaaaaaaaaaaaaaaaaaaaaggtacatttACATACGGTACCAGTCAAAACTTTGGACAAAaattttgactggtactgtacaaggtactgtatttttacaagACTGTGTTAATACACTGAaatttcattttactgttaaaGTCTATAATTACAAAAGCAGCGTGtctgtcttttaaaaatgatgtgaaatgatTTGTGAAGTGATTTCACAACAACGCTGTATTTTTACAAGGTTACAAGGTTTTGTTATACATAGCTGCAGTCTACATATAACGAAACATACTTTTTGTTTTATAGTAGGATCTATCTCATTAAACTTGAACATTGCACTACAAAAGCTTAAATACTATGATCAAAACACAGGATCTtcttaaaacacacattctATACTTGTTTAACATTTCAGACCATGGTCTGTCTTTTTGAATTCTCATTAGGCACTAGCTCTGTGTCTCGGTAAGTACCAGTTTCACACAACTAGCCAGGTCAGCTAGTGCCCCACCTTCTTAGCACAActacaaatgacaaatgacatgcactattttccattttgtctGTTTAGGCACACATGCTTgtcaaaatgatggaaaataaaGCTGGTCTTAGTTCCAATTCATCTTTTACATGTaagtcagtctgtctgtgtgattagtgttgtttttccttCCCTCAGGATCCACTTTTTAAGCATTTACAGTGCCATAACGGGTACTTCATTTTTCCTCTATCAGCAGGAAACACAAGGTCTATTTAACACACCTGGCAGGTAGAGGTACACATGCATCTTGGCACTGCGAGAGGCTTGGCTTAGCTGTAGCGCGGTGCTGTTCTGGTGGCAGATTGAGCACAGCATGATTGATTAATATGATCTGCTGCGGACAATGCTTAATGCCTGTGGGGCAGACCTCTGGAAAGCTGCCATGTAAACCCAGGTGTGGGCACAGTTTACATACTGAGCCACTCAATATCTCTAGCAATTAGCGGTGCGTAGAGCGTAGAGCGGAGAGCGGAGAGGGAGCCAGCTAAGCATTTTGCTGTAATGTCGGATGCCGTGATCAAGAGCTCTATTAAAGGCTGAGGGCTTCAAAAGTGGGTCAAACCAGAATATGAAGTGTGCTAGAGCAAATTATGCTCTCACCTGCACTATTGTGCAGTATTGTAATATATACTGTGGTAGAACAATATTGGAGGACCATTATTTTGTTGAATGAGCAGTAGTGGGTATGGATGGAAAACACCCCCAAAAAATCAACATACATTGATTGCCATGATCTCACGGATGGTTGCATCAAACTCTTCGGAGTTATTGAAGTCGATAGTGATGACATGCGGCCTGCCAATGTACTGCTCTGCATAGGGATGTTGAGAGGACACCTGACAAGGAATGAAAGGGATATTTTCACAATCACAATAATAACCGTTCAACCAAACAGTTGGAGATCACACAGTTGTATAGGTgtggcatttttatttatactaTGTATAGTATGAATTGTAGATAAACCTTTGaaagtgtgtgcatatgtgaaCAGATGGTCAGCTATTGAATGACTGTATTATGTAACAATGTCGctaaaggatttggctggtgattttctatatttttcttgtcaacaaatctcaaaccaacaatgaattgatcaacttacaagtattgtgtgtagtAAGTACGatatattcctctgtgctgtagacaaCTGTTGTTATGCAAAAACTATTACAAACacgtcaatgagtcacaccattgcactgggtgacatgttctttcatccCAGAGACTATGATTATGGTtatgtaagtaagtaagtaagacACCACTgttaaagtcaagaggttgtgatatgtagcacaacaagctagcaatgctctgtaaatggaaccgCGTTTGTCTATTGAACAAGGAACTTCTTTCAGGAGCCTTTGGAgatgtttctaaacaaactacaatAACCATACTCTTtggggtgaaggaacatgtcacccagtgcaatgtTGTGGATCACTGacttgtttttaacagtttttggacaatggaggtctatggcaaaGAGGAATAccatatatcaggctttggatacacacacaatacttgtaagtaggatgagttcatttttgttttggctctgcacatgagatttgttgacaataagaaaaatatagaaaattgccaacTTTATCCTTTAACCATCACATATACTACTGAGAGTGCTCATCGTGCTCACTGATAAGATAGTGACAAGTGCATCTACCTTTCTGGAGGTGGGCTTCCCTCTGAAGAACTCATGATTAAGGGAACTGTGAGGGGGATTGAACTTGGGTTGCAAGAAGATGCAGCCATTGGCTATGGCCTCCAGAGGGGCGGGACCTTCGTATGGGAAGCCAAATCCAATGAACAGCTTGACAGGAAAATGaaaggcaggaggaggaggaggagatagtAAGTCTATATCACATCAGTATACATCTTAAATAAAAAGCCTCAGTAAAATTTGTCACCTTGGCCTTtctgaggagctgctgcagttCCTGCTGAGGCAGCAGACCGTGGTTCTTGACAAAGGCAGGCACCTCTGGGGGACGCTGTGTCTCATAGTACACCGTCCCGTGGATCTCCATGTAGCGATGCAAGATGGCCAGGAACTTTTCCTTACCCTTTTGAGACATACAGGAGGAAGGCAAAATGACTTGAGCACTCTGTAAAGGGGAATTTTAACATAATAACCAGTGGAAACACTGCTACAAGAAGTGGAACACCCTCATTTCCATTCTTCTTGGTATATTCTTTAAATCCCCTATTCAGTATGACAACTATATTCATATTGATCAGTTTTAGCCTCTGGTTGCTGCACTTTATGTATAGCATGCGTTGTTTTTTGAGGCTGTTCCTCTTGACTTGTTTTGGGCACATTCTGTCATCTCCGTCGCTCTGTTCGATGTCTTATGTTGCTTTGAAAATTCACAGATCAAAGTACAGATTGCCAGACCTGTATTTAATCTGACGAATGCTGCTAATTGTGCATGCAGCAGCAAATGCAGCATTTCTATGATGATTTAGTTTTGAAGTGACTGCATTAATGTCAGACAGTAAATCTGACGCAATCTGAGCCAGCTatgcttttgctttttcttgttttaagttGCACTGTATTTACTTTATACATTATAAAGCACTTCTCACTGCAGTGGCCAGTTAATGAATTGAACAGATACATCAgtattacatactgtatgaccACTCTAGAAAGGGCAGAGCAGGAATACTTGAAGGTGTTGGGAAGGACAACAGCAAGGGCATAACTATGGTTTGACAGGGAGGAGTGGGGGATATAACAGGGAGTCCTGCATTTCAACATATATTTAGGGGTTAGGCGGGAAGTAATTAAGTTGGTCATTATGCTGAGTTCTGCCAGGATAGTACTGAAtatgaaaaagctgttttactGTATTGTCTTGTCTTTCTGTATTGTTTAACCCATAACTTTACTGAACTTCACATTTTGAGTTATTCaattatagatatatatatatggatgtatatatatatatatatatatatatatatatatatatatatatatatatagaagaACAGGACTGACAAATCTATGTTAAATTATTGTGGCACTATCAATAGATGAGTATTGATAATACTTGAGATTCGATAGGCTTTGGTTTTACCTTCTCATAGTGTAACTCAAAATACATGCCTTTTGTAATCCCCTTTTTAATGATCCTCCAAGAACTTCATTCTTTTATGTATCCATACTTAACAATTACCTTTTAAGATTGAAGACAGTCAATTAATCaaacttttaatatgaagtgCATTTCTTTATTCTCCTCCTTTATCTCTCCCTTCAACCCCATCTCTCTATTTATCCGAATTCCTTTGATCCATCCTTCTATACtgtcctttcttttctcctcactTGAAAGAACCTGTACTCAATCGCAAGGATAAAGTCCTGCTACATTGTTTAGAATTTGCACCATTGTGCTTCTCAGCCGGGTCTTCAGCCTCCTCAAGTATGTGAAATATTTGAAGGGCTGGTGACTATTTTGCTCGTCAGCCAACATTAGTAATAGTAACTATGTTACCTAGCAAGAGTGTATTGATGTTGGCTCAGTCAATGTTAGCCTTACATCAACAGGTCTaaagaaaatatgattattCAGGGCTAAATTACTTAATAGCCTTCTAATCAACCAAAtcatatttcctttctttcttttcatccccTCTCCAAAGAAAGACATTAAATTtgactgctgctgttggcatttcattttcatgaacAGCTGCTTGCTCATTCAGTGAGCAATTTTTCAAGTGCGCATGTGTGGAACACATCCACGTCCACAGACGCCAAAATGTACTATAGAACCGCCTAGATAGGCGGTCCATGTCCGCTACTCGTCTGTGGCAATTGTTTGGAGTATATCAGGGCCTTACAATCAAAAGCTTAATTCACATTCTCAGCCAGAATCTGAGGGCTGGCCAAACAGTAGCATATTAAACATGATttttgcagtttaaaaaaatgataataaaaggATTTTGAAAATGGGGTAGATACAAACAGGATTTTGAAAAGGGGGGTACATGTCCTCCCCAGTCCCCAGTGGAATGTACGCCCCAGGGCAAGAGTACCTCTCCTCCGAGCAAAAGTATTGGTTGATGGTAATGAGGCAAACTTAAGTTGATCTAATGAGCTGACTCTGCTGTTGTTACCACTAATATCATCAGTAATTATCCAGTACTCTACTGTAGGCTTTCTGTTCATTTCAGGTTCaggttttttatgttttagctCTTTACTACTTCAAGTCAAGCACACTTCATCTTACAATTCTTACAATTAAATATTGCAGCtacacacaagaaaataatcaaaaatctcgtgataaaaacatacaaatatgaatatttaaaatacaaatactaataTAAAAACTTGATCATTCTGCTTTATACTTAAACTTTAACTACCAACCAAATATCTCCAAAATCAAATACCATCCTAAGGGAAAGGGATTTCTTCGGCTGTGAAAATAAACACCAAGttctttattttcacattagCCAAGGAAAGCCAAAGAAATGGACACAAATGGACATGAAAGAAATGTCAGTAATCAGAAATGTCAGCTTTAATTTgggggtgtgtgggtgtgggtttACATGAATATAGAAAGAGCTGTGTAGGAGATATAGCCCTTTAAACACATAGTGCCCAAATTGCAATGTTTCAAAAGTAATTGGGCACTTGGCTACTAAATGTTTCTCGGGCAGCTGTGTGTCATTTCAAATTTTAGTTCATGCACAAAAGAGCTCACACATGGCTCAGAGCTGATTGAGAGTTGAGAGATACCATTAAGATTTGATGAAAAACCacagatgaaacacacaaactacagctgaagctgatgaaATTCAGCTGGATCTAATGGATAGTGAGCTAAGCCTTTTAAAGAACAACTGAGACATGTGAAAGCAGAGTTAAAGCTTACAGTCTGAGATGGACAAAAATGCTCCAAACAGCCGcttgaatatatttttagtAGTTTTACTAGTGAAGAATGTGAAGAGGGGATGAAACTGTAAACGGCCATGTTATGTTAATTTAGAAAAGGGACTTAATGTTTGCTGGTctgaatgtattttattattgtatgaATGTAAACAAGAAAGTATTATGTTGCTTAAATGCGTagttttaaagtttatttgatttaaGTTGACTTTGTATGGAGCTCTGTCTTGTATTAACTAGAGCTCATTAGACCTGCACTGTGATGCGTACGTAGAATTTAGAACTCTACACATCATAACGGAACTGGCTGAAGAGAACTGTGGTGATCTTAGAAGTCATTTCATTACACAGAGCCCTGACTACTGGACATGTTGGCATGTTGACAAGAAAAGCATCCATTGCATCTGCAACAAGCATTTGAAATGTCCTTGGTGGAACTTTTACCAGACCCACCTCTCTTGGTGGTAAATACCTTATTAGTCTAATCTAAGATAATGTTTATTGACAGACACTCTCCATGTCTTTAAGAGATGAGAAACATCTGAGAAACAGTAGTCACATCAATGTCACATGCTTCCAGGAAGTTTTAAGTTGGTTTGTTAAAACACTAATCTCATGATTAAAGCTCATTCTCTCTGACATGGTTAAATGAAATGGAATTACTCCACTGCACTGTAtattctgttgtgttttcagcattTAAAGGTCACTCCAAGATACACAACCATCTTTCTTGTCTGAAAATAAATTGTACAATAATTTCTGCCTCCCAAAGACTGAATGCTCCTTTGAAAAAATGTGTCCTATATCACATttagaaaaagtaaaacttttCCATCCCAAATGAACTCTTCATCAGGTACAGAGTTATCAAGATCCACTTTCAGTTGGAAAAGCTACACTTTCTCTACATGTTTATCACTACATATCAAGTGCATGCTGTATCTGTGGGCTTCCAGATAAATCTCCATGCACGCTCTGTGCTCCAGCAACAAATGGAGGCAGAAGCCAAAAAACCCTCTGTAGATGAGGCATGGGAGAAACTTGTGTGTAAAGAGGCACTTATCAACAGGATGAGagaggagctggagaaggaaagagaaagaacgagaggagagagagaggcctttcAAAGAGAGTGTGCTGAAATGAGGAAGGATTTTCAGTTGGAGAaggaaaacatgaatgaagaaagaaaatccATCCAGAAAGAGTTCACAGCACAATTAAATAAGAGGAAGGCTTTTAATGCTGAAAAACGTTCAATGTGTGAAGCAAGGAAGGTCTTCCAGATTGAAAAGATAGAGATGGCTACGATGAGGAAAGCctacaataaagaaaaaacagacatcCAGAGGATGAGGGAGGCTTTCTGGGTAGAGAAGGAGGCTATGGCAAAAGAAAGAAGAGCCTTCAATAAAGTTAAGGCAAAATATGATGCTGAAAAAGATGCCATGTCTGAGGACAGAAAGGCCTTCAAAGTAGAAAAGGAAGATATGAAAAGGACGAGGAACACCTACATTCAAGAGAAGTCAAATATCCAGAGGATAAGAGAGGCTTTCCTGTTGGAGAAGGagaacatgaaaaaagaaagagaaacctTCAACAGAGAAGTTAGGGTGCAGGTTATGAAGCGGAAGGCCTTCAATGCTGAAAATGACGCCATGAGTGATGACAAAGAGGCGTTCAAGGTGGAAAAGGAGGAGATGGCGATGATGAGGAAGGCCTACATTAAGGAAAAGATAGGCATTCAGAAAATGAGAGATGCTTTCCAACTAGAGAAAGAGAacattgaaaaagaaagaaaagcattcAATAAAGAACTCAAGGCAAAACATAAGAGGAGGAAGGCCTTTGAAGCAGAGAAACACATCATGTGTGAGGACAGAAAAGCGTTTGAGATGGAAAAGGAAGACATGGAAAAGCTGAGGAAAGCCTACAACCAAGAAAGGACAAAAATCCAGAGGATGAGGGAGGCGTTCCGCAAAGAGGAAGATATGAAGGGGCAGAAGAAAAATGCATCAGTGACGGAAGATGTGACAACACTGGCCACTAAGAGACCAGTCAAAACAAGAAATACAACACTTCTGTCAACACATCAGCCTCTGCGTCCTCCAACTTCCTTTCTGTCTGGGCGTGCAGAGATGAACACGGCTATTGCAGCAGCGCCAAGAAATGTAAACATCAAAGACGCTCCGAGAAACAGAATTAGAAGTCTTTACAATGAGCCTTCAtgagaatttaatttaatatgtaTGCATTTAAAAGAATGCTTTAAATGCATATtgacatttatactgtatgttgaaaaATGAAGGTCTGCTGTTCTGTAtagatgtatatatatatatatatatatatatatatatatatatatatatatatatatatatatataggtttCCTCACAGCGAGGAAAGGGAGGGCATAAATTGTAACCAGACTGTGCTGATTTGGATATGATTCCCATACAATTCATGATGTTTGGATAATTAATTTGGTATTTTAGACATTAAGCCTTGAACACTGATTCAAATTTGTGAATTATAGTTTCTATAAAAGGAACATGTAACTAAAAAGGACGTTTGACATGATTTTAGTGGTGATTTTGGTGGTAAATTTATAAATTtccatttatatatttaaatgtgtggGGATAACAAATAAGCAGGGAAGCTATTGCATATTTTACAATAAGCCACTAGTGACTTACAGTATGCAGTACTCCTTCCTTTCCCTTGGGATAAGGAACCCTCAGGGACTTCTGGAAAACAGGAAGTGTCTATATAGTCTATATAGTGTGGTTAATAGAATGAAACACCTATTGGTTAACAGTGTAAAATAATTCTTCTTCCATAGAAAGTGGAAGACATGATGTCACGTCCTGCCTTCTGTAACTCAGTGCAATCCCACATTCagaaataagataaaatgtGCTCCTGCAGTTCACTTCTCGCATTCTACAACCCAGTAGCATCCATGATAGCACGTGCTTTAAGAAGTTGAAACTTTCACGATCTTACTTTGGTTTCTTCCATATCTGTCTATGTCTGAACTAACAGCGGCCCCTCGTCTCTCCAGTGGGCT contains:
- the LOC137168148 gene encoding trichohyalin-like, which codes for MFITTYQVHAVSVGFQINLHARSVLQQQMEAEAKKPSVDEAWEKLVCKEALINRMREELEKERERTRGEREAFQRECAEMRKDFQLEKENMNEERKSIQKEFTAQLNKRKAFNAEKRSMCEARKVFQIEKIEMATMRKAYNKEKTDIQRMREAFWVEKEAMAKERRAFNKVKAKYDAEKDAMSEDRKAFKVEKEDMKRTRNTYIQEKSNIQRIREAFLLEKENMKKERETFNREVRVQVMKRKAFNAENDAMSDDKEAFKVEKEEMAMMRKAYIKEKIGIQKMRDAFQLEKENIEKERKAFNKELKAKHKRRKAFEAEKHIMCEDRKAFEMEKEDMEKLRKAYNQERTKIQRMREAFRKEEDMKGQKKNASVTEDVTTLATKRPVKTRNTTLLSTHQPLRPPTSFLSGRAEMNTAIAAAPRNVNIKDAPRNRIRSLYNEPS